From Megalobrama amblycephala isolate DHTTF-2021 linkage group LG8, ASM1881202v1, whole genome shotgun sequence, the proteins below share one genomic window:
- the meltf gene encoding melanotransferrin, whose protein sequence is MDIWAFLSVLLALTHYVSGQSTIRWCTISEAEESKCKAMAQAFTSASIRPALQCVRASSKAECAQKLTKKEVDAFSASVADIYSIGKQASFKIAAGESGADGKGITYYGVAVVKKTNSAININNLKGKKSCHTGKNRTAGWNIPLGYLIDNGMMSAMGCDIPQGVADFFDASCIPGAKDDPASLCQLCVGDKTGNYKCEASPNEQYYAYNGAFRCLVEDAGDVAFVKHTTVAENTDGQGESWAQGLLSEDYQLLCRDGTRSPVSDYEKCHLARVPSRGIVVHPDISSSVVYNMLREGLQKSGFPVFSSADFSVENLLFSDASTTFIQAGNENYIEWMGRYYHILRAMDCSKSDVPSQLRWCVLSYGEQQKCADMAVAFKSKNLIPDIQCVYGTSVEDCLKKIQNKEADAINLDGGYIYTAGKSFGLIPAVGESYTGDTDGSIYYAVAVLRKSNRDIQRFSDLKSKRSCHTGYGRTAGWNIPMGLLIEKGIIRPQSCQCPKAAGEFFASSCVPGANQKGFPSNLCEQCIGDSSGQNKCEKGKDLYDGYDGAFRCLVAGHGDVAFVKHSTVFQNTDGNNTDSWAANLDSREFQLLCSQESRAEVTQYTKCNLARVPSHAVMIRPDTNHHVIFGLLDKAQNFFGVSATSGFKMFDSKAYEGSDLIFKDSTITLIGVGEKKTYEEWLGQSYLDSVIAMECSATSTVFSSSSLLLMSIVSSLVSLLAL, encoded by the exons ATGGACATCTGGGCTTTTCTAAGCGTTCTGCTTGCGCTCACGCATTATG TGTCAGGGCAGAGTACTATAAGGTGGTGCACTATTTCTGAGGCGGAGGAGTCCAAATGTAAAGCCATGGCTCAGGCCTTCACCAGTGCTTCAATTCGACCAGCGCTGCAGTGCGTCCGCGCCTCATCTAAAGCAGAATGTGCTCAAAAACTCACC aaaaaagaagtTGATGCCTTTTCAGCCAGTGTTGCAGACATATACAGCATTGGCAAGCAAGCCAGCTTCAAAATTGCAGCTGGAGAATCTGGAGCAGATG GGAAAGGAATAACTTACTATGGTGTTGCTGTGGTTAAAAAGACAAATTCAGCCATCAACATCAACAATCTGAAGGGGAAGAAGTCTTGTCACACTGGCAAGAACCGCACAGCTGGCTGGAACATCCCTTTAGGGTATTTGATTGACAATGGAATGATGTCTGCCATGGGCTGTGACATCCCTCAAG GGGTTGCTGACTTCTTTGATGCCAGCTGTATCCCGGGGGCTAAAGACGACCCTGCATCCCTGTGTCAGCTCTGTGTGGGAGATAAAACTGGAAATTATAAGTGTGAAGCAAGCCCTAATGAGCAATACTACGCATATAACGGAGCATTCAG GTGCTTGGTTGAGGATGCAGGTGATGTCGCCTTTGTAAAGCACACCACTGTAGCTGAGAATACTGATG GTCAGGGGGAATCATGGGCCCAGGGCTTGCTCTCTGAGGACTATCAGCTCCTGTGTCGGGACGGCACACGCAGCCCAGTCAGTGATTATGAGAAATGCCATCTGGCTCGAGTGCCATCGAGGGGGATTGTTGTCCACCCTGACATCAGCAGTTCAGTGGTTTACAACATGTTGCGGGAGGGACTG CAAAAGTCTGGGTTCCCCGTGTTCTCCTCAGCAGACTTTAGTGTGGAAAACTTGTTGTTCAGCGACGCTTCAACCACATTTATCCAAGCTGGAAATGAAAACTATATCGAATGGATGGGCCGATACTATCACATACTGAGAGCTATGGATTGCTCAAAGTCAG ATGTCCCCTCTCAACTCCGATGGTGTGTCCTGTCTTATGGAGAGCAGCAAAAATGCGCAGACATGGCTGTGGCTTTCAAAAGCAAAAATTTGATTCCTGATATTCAGTGTGTCTACGGCACATCTGTGGAGGACTGTTTGAAGAAAATACAA AACAAGGAGGCTGATGCCATCAATCTTGATGGAGGCTACATCTACACAGCGGGGAAGAGTTTTGGTTTGATACCTGCCGTTGGGGAGAGCTACACAG GAGACACTGACGGAAGCATTTATTATGCCGTGGCTGTGTTGAGGAAGAGCAACAGAGACATCCAGAGATTCAGTGACCTCAAGAGCAAGCGCTCTTGTCACACAGGTTATGGCAGGACTGCAGGCTGGAACATTCCCATGGGTCTGCTAATAGAAAAAGGCATCATCAGACCGCAGTCATGCCAGTGCCCCAAG g CTGCTGGGGAGTTCTTTGCATCATCTTGTGTACCTGGAGCCAATCAGAAAGGTTTCCCTAGTAATCTGTGTGAGCAGTGCATTGGAGACTCCAGTGGTCAGAACAAGTGTGAAAAAGGCAAGGACCTATACGACGGTTACGATGGGGCTTTCAG GTGCCTCGTTGCAGGTCATGGTGATGTGGCCTTTGTCAAACATTCCACTGTATTTCAGAACACAGATG GAAACAATACCGATTCTTGGGCAGCAAACTTGGATTCCCGTGAATTTCAGCTGCTTTGTTCTCAGGAGTCTCGTGCTGAAGTCACTCAGTACACTAAGTGCAACCTGGCCCGTGTCCCTTCCCACGCTGTAATGATAAGACCCGATACCAACCACCACGTCATTTTTGGCCTTCTGGACAAAGCCCAG AATTTCTTTGGAGTCAGTGCTACCTCAGGCTTCAAGATGTTTGACTCCAAAGCTTATGAGGGATCCGACCTGATATTCAAGGACTCAACTATCACTTTAATTGGTGTGGGAGAGAAGAAGACGTATGAGGAGTGGCTCGGCCAGAGCTACCTGGATTCTGTGATAGCCATGGAGTGTTCAGCCACATCAACAG tgttttccTCATCCTCACTATTGCTGATGTCCATTGTGAGCTCCCTGGTGTCTCTGTTGGCTTTGTAG
- the lrrc40 gene encoding leucine-rich repeat-containing protein 40: MSRFKRGAHVDSRAGFRQEKEDCPVPYGLLKAARKSGQLNLSGRGLTEVPQSVWRLNIDTPEEAQQNVSFGAADRWWEQADLTKLLLSSNKLQSLSEDVKLLPALLVLDIHDNQLSSLPDSIGDLEQLQKLILSHNKLTELPLGLWKLTNLRCLHLQQNLIKKIPLDLGQLVNLDELDLSNNHLMDIPESLANLKSLVKLNLSCNKLQSLPPGISEMKNLRMLDCSRNQIESIPPVLAQMESLEQLYLRHNKLRYLPELPCCKTLKDLFCGNNQIEVLEADHLKHLSALSFLELRDNKVKSLPEEITLLQGLERLDLTNNDISSLPCGLGALPKLKFLALEGNPLRTIRRDLLTKGTGELLKYLRSRIQEQPDGSLKEEPKTAMTLPSQAKINVHAIKTLKTLDYSEKQEGSIPDEVFDAVDDSPVANVNFSKNQLTEVPPRIMELKDTLADINLGFNKITTVPVDFSELKQLLHIDLRNNLLTSLPMELEGLTKLRSVILSFNRFKSFPDVLYRISSLETILISNNQVGGIDPVQMKTLNRLSTLDLSNNDIMQVPPELGNCTSLRALMLDGNPFRNPRAAILSKGTDAVLEYLRSRIPT, from the exons ATGTCTCGTTTCAAAAGAGGAGCACATGTGGACTCTAGAGCAGGATTCAGACAGGAGAAAGAAGACTGTCCTGTCCCATATGGATTACTGAAAGCTGCTAGAAAGAGCGGACAACTCAATCTATCCGGGCGCGGTCTAACTGAAG TTCCTCAGAGTGTGTGGAGGTTGAATATAGACACACCTGAGGAGGCTCAGCAGAACGTGTCGTTTGGAGCTGCAGATCGGTGGTGGGAACAGGCAGATTTGACCAAACTTCTGCTGTCCTCCAACAAACTCCAGAGTCTCTCTGAAGACGTCAAACTCCTCCCTGCCCTGCTTGTCTTGGAT ATCCATGACAATCAACTAAGCTCACTGCCTGATTCTATTGGAGATTTAGAGCAACTACAGAAGCTCATATTGAG TCACAATAAACTGACGGAATTACCTTTGGGTCTTTGGAAGCTTACAAACCTGCGATGTCTGCATCTGCAACAGAATCTGATCAAAAAGATTCCTCTGGATTTGGGGCAGCTGGTTAATTTAGATGAACTT GATCTCTCCAATAATCATCTAATGGATATTCCAGAAAGCCTAGCAAACCTGAAAAGTCTTGTGAAATTGAATTTGTCCTGCAACAAGCTCCAGAGTCTCCCTCCTGGCATCAGTGAAATGAAAA ACCTGAGAATGCTGGACTGTTCACGGAATCAAATAGAGAGCATTCCTCCTGTCCTGGCTCAGATGGAGTCCCTCGAGCAGCTTTACTTAAGACACAACAAGTTACGATATCTTCCCGAACTGCCCTGCTGTAAAACACTGAAG GACCTTTTTTGTGGGAACAACCAGATTGAGGTGTTGGAGGCAGACCATTTGAAGCACTTGAGTGCTCTGAGTTTCTTAGAGCTCAGAGATAACAAGGTGAAGAGTCTTCCTGAAGAAATAACCCTACTGCAAGGCCTGGAACGCCTGGATCTTACTAACAATGACATCAGCAG TCTGCCATGTGGACTTGGCGCATTGCCTAAGCTGAAGTTTTTGGCTTTGGAGGGCAATCCACTGAGGACAATCCGCAGAGACCTTCTGACT AAAGGCACTGGTGAACTCCTAAAATATCTCAGAAGTCGAATACAAG AGCAACCTGATGGGAGCTTGAAAGAAGAGCCAAAAACAGCAATGACTCTCCCAAGCCAAGCTAAAATCAATGTACATGCCATCAAAACTCTGAAAACACTAGACTACAG CGAGAAACAGGAGGGATCCATTCCCGATGAAGTGTTTGACGCAGTTGACGATAGTCCTGTGGCTAATGTAAACTTCAGCAAAAATCAGCTGACAGAAGTTCCACCTAG AATTATGGAGTTAAAGGACACCCTGGCTGACATTAATCTTGGGTTTAACAAGATAACGACCGTTCCAGTGGACTTTTCCGAACTGAAACAGCTGCTACATATAGATCTCAG aaACAATCTATTGACCTCACTGCCAATGGAGTTGGAAGGCTTAACCAAGCTGCGGAGtgttattttgtcttttaataG GTTCAAGTCATTCCCAGATGTGCTGTACCGCATCTCATCCCTTGAGACCATTTTAATCAGTAACAATCAAGTTGGAGGCATTGATCCTGTCCAAATGAAGACCCTAAATAGGCTGTCTACTCTGGATCTGTCCAACAATGATATCATGCAAGTGCCACCAGAACTTGGCAACTGTACCAGTCTGAG GGCTCTAATGCTTGATGGGAATCCTTTCCGTAATCCAAGAGCTGCCATCCTTAGTAAAGGAACAGATGCTGTCCTTGAGTATCTCCGAAGTCGTATTCCAACATAA